The genomic interval ATCTTACAGTCCATACCTTTTCAAACATCCTCTTAAATTCTTTTGAGTCCTTCTCGTTTGCTGAGGTTTGATAATCGGTGTTCGTTGCGCTGGATGTACTCAACTACTGCATTACGGTTGGTTTTGGAATATTCGCGCAGTGCCCAGCCGATCGCCTTTTGAATAAAAAACTCCTTAGAATCCGCATTCAGGGTGCAGTAACGCCATAGCCTTTCTGCATCTGTGTTTTGTTTATAACTGAGCTGATGCAGGATAGCGGTTCGGCGCAGCCACAAGTTGTCGTGGGTGCTGTACTGTTCCAGGGTGGGCAGCAATTCGGGAAAGCGGAAAACTAAAGAACCGACCAGGCGGGAGGCGATCGTATCCACCGTATCCCACCAGGATTTGTGAGTAATTAAATGCTCGATTGCAGGCATGGCAACGGGGGAAAGCAGTTTTACCTGTTTACTTAGAAGGCTCAGGGCAGCATACTGGTACTCCCGCTGATCTTTCTCCCACAGCAACAATGCCACTTCAACCAGCCAGGGTTCGGTGACAAAAGGCGTAATTTCCGCCCAAATTGGCTTAGACAGTGCTTCCCGCTCAGGCGTTTGAATCCCCAGGAAGGGAAACAGGTTTTTCATGTAAGCCGCCATCTTTACGGCTTTTTCGGGATTACGATGGGCTTCGTACTCGCTGGTAATTCGCTGCACCAAGCTCAGGGGAATCATGATTATCGACCGAGTAATTTGTCTCGCAGATTTTTGATCCGATCGCGCACTTTTGCGGCTTCCTCAAACTCCAGTTTCTTGGCTGCTTCTTTCATTTGTGCCTCTAGTTGCGTAATCAGCTCTGGAATATCCTCCAGCGGCATATCATCGGATTGTTCGTAGGCTTGCTCCAATTCCTGAGCATTGAGCCGACGAGAAACTTCCAGAAAGGCAAGGATCGAGTTTTTGGACTTGGTGGCGATCGTTTTTGGGGTGATGCCGTGTTTCTCGTTATACTCCATCTGGATCTCACGCCGACGGTTGGTTTCACTAATCGCCTTGTCCATACTGTCCGTCAGGTTGTCGGCGTAGAGGATTGCTTGCCCCTGAACGTGGCGGGCTGCCCGCCCAATCGTTTGAATTAGCGATCGTTCGGCTCGCAAAAATCCTTCCTTGTCTGCATCCAGAATTGCCACCAGTGAAACTTCTGGCAAATCCAACCCTTCCCGCAACAGGTTTAC from Kovacikia minuta CCNUW1 carries:
- a CDS encoding DNA alkylation repair protein, with the translated sequence MIPLSLVQRITSEYEAHRNPEKAVKMAAYMKNLFPFLGIQTPEREALSKPIWAEITPFVTEPWLVEVALLLWEKDQREYQYAALSLLSKQVKLLSPVAMPAIEHLITHKSWWDTVDTIASRLVGSLVFRFPELLPTLEQYSTHDNLWLRRTAILHQLSYKQNTDAERLWRYCTLNADSKEFFIQKAIGWALREYSKTNRNAVVEYIQRNEHRLSNLSKREGLKRI